A single genomic interval of Cucumis sativus cultivar 9930 chromosome 7, Cucumber_9930_V3, whole genome shotgun sequence harbors:
- the LOC101215744 gene encoding sm-like protein LSM4: MLPLSLLKTAQGHPMLVELKNGETYNGHLVNCDTWMNIHLREVICTSKDGDRFWRMPECYIRGNTIKYLRVPDEVIDKVQEETKSRADRKPLGVGRGRGRGREDGPGVRPAKGMGRGFDDGAKAASGGRGKGGPGGKPGANRVGGRGRG; this comes from the exons TTGGTGGAattaaaaaatggtgaaaCTTACAACGGCCATTTGGTTAATTGTGACACATGGATGAACATTCATCTTCGGGAAGTCATCTGTACTTCTAAA GACGGTGATCGGTTTTGGCGAATGCCTGAATGTTACATCCGTGGTAATACAATCAAGTATTTGCGAGTTCCAGATGAG GTTATTGACAAAGTTCAGGAAGAAACCAAAAGCCGTGCAG ATAGGAAACCTCTGGGTGTAGGGcgtggaagaggaagagggcGCGAGGATGGTCCTGGTGTCAGACCAGCTAAAGGAATGGGGCGAGGCTTTGATGATGGTGCAAAAGCTGCTTCTGGCGGCCGTGGAAAGGGTGGCCCTGGTGGGAAACCTGGTGCCAACAGAG TTGGAGGCAGGGGACGAGGTTGA